The proteins below are encoded in one region of Plutella xylostella chromosome 13, ilPluXylo3.1, whole genome shotgun sequence:
- the LOC105388069 gene encoding uncharacterized protein LOC105388069 — protein LEYRDTFDSLINSNESISNINKFHYLRASLEGNAAVMIKSIEFTSQNYNVAWELLCERFDNKKILINNHLKAIFNFEPIARESHKALRFMIDHITKNLRSLQSLDLPTDSWDILIIYLMSTKIDPVTLRKWEESKNSHTDLPTLKEFLNFLRNRADVLETMLVSKGEQKTSFTFHKEQKRHEHYHKDSHQQKSKSFVASSNEKHSQPSCPCCNDKHRIVECNKFHNLSPEGRSNEVVKHNLCSNCLRRGHNATECRLSGTCRICKQKHNTLLHRSDNNNVSNTVLNSLPVSLSAQTPSQVLLGTALIKVVNPETKNTYVARALLDAGSQSSFITSNLKHKMGLVGKNINTNVTGINNAPIFLSESCELSIESLVNPFSTYLKCLVMPQITGHIPNVPVDVTQLNLPEHIQLADPNFYQPCEVDLLLGAEVFYELMSPKQIKSRPGMPILQESKLGWIVVGPLTLNNCNLKHNGTQNKIHCNFTKEIHENLTKFWALEEVQSIKQPLCANDEFCEQHFTNTTKRLDNGRFSVLMPLCEDPETSLGDSYKMAEKRFINLEKKFKKCPDLKQQYTNFIKEYEDLGHLTKIERPTFGYMMPHHAVIRESSETSRLRVVFDASAKSSSNKSLNDIQCIGPVVQDDLFSILVRFRQHKYVLSGDITKMYRQISMDESQRHLQLILWRDDDSRPLDTLQLNTVTYGTASAPYLSTRCLVQLAKECRDPVISEVIQKDFYVDDLLTGASTEHELAHIHKNVTETLASACFPIRKFRTNCPQIFSQETETEALNLNKESSVLGITWAPNTDTLKFSININTDTTQTTKRNILSNTCKIFDPLGLLSASTITLKILLQTLWQLKLEWDTPVPKNIEKTWKNLISQLNILLTVSVPRFTLCTSPVVTELHCFVDASQNAYAACVYLRTVNDCNTVTISLLCSKTRVSPLKTVTIPRLELCAALLGARLVARVSEALRCQINKKIFCSDSTITIGWIRTQPKVLKAFVCNRIHEIHELTDRDSWRHVPTEHNPADLASRGVKPSVLVSSSLWWRGPSFLSEAESEWPQTPNIKIDLPELKVNHIRNKQMTDNVINFEKYSNALKLKRVYAYVFRFIKNCKTKARNTEPLNNHELNESLMFLVKMSQKESFSSEIEVLTKGNSLKHKSRILQLSPFLDANGVLRVGGRLENASLNYEQKHPALLDSKHHYTKMLMAAEHLRLFHAGPQLLLSSFREQFWPLAGRNLARSTVRKCITCTRLKGKTLEPFLGNLPSNRVSQCFPFQICGTDFAGLFMISSKKGRGNKISKCYLCIFVCFATKALHLEIVSDLTTQALIMCLKRFISRRGKPIILNCDNGKNYVGANNELGKVLRSSLRSIKEFTANEGIQFKFIPPYSPTFGGLWEAGVKSAKHHLKRIIGNASLTFEELSTLFTQIEAILNSRPLIPLSPDPNDLSPLTPGHFLIGRPLTSLPEPPCENMKIRTRYQLIEQYRQSFWSRWSKEYLAETQQRNKCRLKHENLKPGDMVVFKELNLPPMKWKSARVQHMYPGSDGVCRVADFITYRGVERRALNKVCPLPVTADDEDDAETLKEISTSSFQGGQNVNADGNIL, from the coding sequence TTAGAATACAGGGATACCTTTGACTctttaattaattcaaatgAGTCTATctcaaacataaataaatttcactACTTAAGGGCATCTTTAGAAGGAAACGCGGCAGTTATGATTAAATCTATTGAGTTTACCTCTCAGAATTACAATGTAGCTTGGGAACTTTTGTGCGAACGGTTcgataacaaaaaaatattaataaataatcacCTAAAGGCAATATTTAATTTCGAACCAATTGCTCGTGAATCGCATAAGGCGCTTAGATTTATGATTGATCACATCACAAAAAATTTACGATCTCTTCAAAGCCTCGATTTACCTACAGATAGCTGGGACatcttaataatttatttaatgtcaaCAAAAATTGATCCTGTGACTTTAAGAAAGTGGGAAGAGTCAAAGAACAGTCATACAgacttacctactttaaaagaATTCCTGAATTTTTTGCGCAATCGAGCAGATGTTCTTGAGACGATGTTAGTTAGCAAAGGTGAACAGAAAACTTCGTTCACATTTCATAAAGAACAAAAAAGACATGAACATTATCATAAAGATTCACATCAACAAAAGAGCAAAAGTTTTGTAGCTTCTAGCAATGAAAAACATAGCCAGCCATCATGCCCGTGTTGTAATGATAAACATCGAATAGTTGAATGTAACAAGTTTCATAATTTATCTCCAGAAGGTAGGTCAAACGAAGTCGTAAAACATAACCTTTGTTCGAACTGCTTACGGAGAGGTCACAATGCTACTGAGTGTCGACTGAGTGGCACTTGTAGGAtctgcaaacaaaaacataatactTTATTACATAGATCGGATAATAATAACGTTAGTAACACAGTCTTAAACTCCTTACCTGTGTCACTATCAGCACAAACTCCAAGCCAAGTCCTATTAGGTACAGCCTTAATTAAAGTTGTCAatcctgaaacaaaaaatacttacgttGCTCGTGCCTTACTCGATGCGGGCAGCCAATCTTCATTCATCACCTCGAACCTGAAACATAAAATGGGTTTAGTaggtaaaaacataaatacaaatgtaACGGGCATAAACAATGCGCCAATATTTTTGTCAGAAAGCTGTGAATTGAGTATTGAATCATTAGTTAACCCGTTCAGTACTTACCTTAAATGTTTAGTGATGCCTCAAATTACCGGTCACATACCTAACGTTCCTGTAGACGTCACACAGCTTAACTTACCTGAACATATACAGCTGGCCGATCCTAATTTTTATCAGCCATGTGAAGTTGACCTTCTTTTAGGTGCAGAAGTGTTCTATGAGCTCATGTCACCTAAACAAATCAAGTCGAGGCCTGGTATGCCTATCCTTCAAGAATCCAAGTTAGGCTGGATTGTGGTAGGACCCCTCACTCTTAATAATTGTAACCTGAAACATAATGGTACTCAAAACAAGATTCATTGTAACTTTACAAAAGAAATTCATGAAAACTTAACAAAGTTTTGGGCTCTTGAAGAAGTTCAGTCCATAAAACAGCCTTTATGTGCTAATGATGAGTTCTGTGAACAACATTTCACGAACACTACTAAGCGTTTAGATAACGGTAGATTCTCAGTGCTAATGCCTCTTTGTGAAGATCCTGAAACATCACTCGGTGACTCAtataaaatggctgaaaaGCGTTTCATAAATCTTGAgaagaaatttaaaaaatgtccAGATCTTAAACAGCAATatacaaatttcattaaagAGTATGAGGACCTAGGCCACTTAACAAAAATTGAAAGGCCTACCTTCGGCTACATGATGCCACATCACGCGGTAATACGTGAGTCAAGTGAAACTAGCCGTCTTAGAGTCGTGTTTGACGCATCCGCGAAATCTAGTTCCAATAAATCTTTAAACGACATTCAATGCATAGGTCCAGTTGTACAGGACGACTTATTCAGTATATTAGTTCGGTTTCGTCAACATAAATACGTGCTATCTGGCGACATCACAAAAATGTATCGGCAAATTAGCATGGACGAGTCTCAGAGACATTTGCAACTAATTTTGTGGCGCGATGATGATTCAAGGCCTCTTGACACTCTACAATTGAACACAGTAACGTATGGCACGGCATCTGCACCTTATTTAAGCACAAGGTGTCTAGTTCAATTAGCAAAAGAATGCCGTGATCCAGTAATATCAGAAGTAattcaaaaagatttttacgTTGATGACCTCCTCACCGGAGCTTCAACTGAACATGAGTTAGCCCATATACATAAGAATGTAACTGAAACATTAGCCTCTGCTTGTTTTCCTATTCGTAAATTTAGAACCAATTGTCCTCAAATATTTTCTCAAGAAACAGAAACTGAGGCTcttaatttaaacaaagaatCAAGTGTGTTAGGAATTACTTGGGCACCTAACACAGATACATTAAAATTctcaataaacataaacacagACACTACACAAACAACGAAACGAAATATTTTGTCTAACACGTGCAAAATTTTCGATCCACTTGGCCTTCTGAGCGCTAGTACAATCACATTAAAAATACTTCTTCAGACTTTATGGCAATTAAAGCTAGAGTGGGACACCCCTGTTcccaaaaatattgaaaaaacatGGAAAAACTTAATATCCCAATTAAATATTCTACTTACAGTGTCAGTTCCGAGGTTCACGCTATGCACTTCTCCTGTCGTCACAGAACTTCATTGCTTTGTGGACGCTTCCCAAAATGCTTATGCTGCCTGCGTATACCTCCGAACCGTCAATGATTGCAACACAGTAACAATTAGCCTACTATGTTCTAAAACTAGGGTTTCACCTTTGAAAACCGTCACAATACCTCGTCTTGAGCTGTGTGCTGCTCTCCTAGGAGCGCGTCTGGTAGCGAGAGTAAGTGAGGCACTTCGTTGTCAAATTAACAAAAAGATTTTCTGTTCTGATTCAACGATCACTATAGGCTGGATAAGAACGCAACCTAAAGTCTTGAAAGCGTTTGTCTGTAATCGTATACATGAAATACACGAACTGACTGACCGTGATTCATGGAGGCATGTGCCGACGGAACATAATCCTGCGGACCTAGCCTCAAGGGGTGTAAAACCAAGTGTTTTAGTTAGCTCATCATTGTGGTGGCGAGGTCCTTCCTTTCTTTCAGAAGCGGAGTCAGAATGGCCTCAAACACCTAACATAAAGATAGATTTACCAGAGTTAAAAGTCAATCATATTCGTAATAAACAAATGACAGacaatgttataaattttgaaaaatattcgAATGCGTTAAAACTTAAAAGAGTGTATGCTTACGTGTTTCGGTTcataaaaaattgtaaaacaaAAGCCAGAAACACTGAGCCATTAAATAATCATGAACTTAATGAGTCTTTAATGTTTCTCGTTAAAATGTCACAAAAGGAATCCTTTTCATCTGAAATTGAAGTATTGACTAAAGGTAACTCACTTAAACATAAATCTCGTATTTTACAGTTATCTCCATTCCTCGATGCGAACGGCGTTTTAAGAGTAGGTGGTCGGTTGGAGAATGCTTCTCTAAATTACGAACAAAAACATCCAGCCCTTTTGGATAGTAAGCATCATTACACTAAAATGCTTATGGCAGCCGAGCACCTACGACTCTTCCACGCTGGCCCGCAATTACTCCTTAGTTCATTTAGGGAACAATTTTGGCCCCTAGCCGGGAGAAATTTAGCAAGAAGTACAGTTCGTAAATGCATAACATGTACAAGATTGAAAGGTAAGACTTTAGAGCCGTTTCTCGGTAACTTACCTTCCAATAGAGTATCTCAATGCTTTCCCTTTCAAATATGTGGCACTGATTTCGCTGGCCTTTTCATGATTTCAAGTAAAAAAGGTCGTGGCAATAAAATCTCAAAATGTTACTTATGTATATTCGTTTGTTTCGCAACAAAGGCCTTACATCTTGAAATAGTCAGCGATCTCACTACACAAGCCCTGATAATGTGCTTGAAACGCTTCATCTCCAGGAGAGGAAAACCGATTATTCTTAATTGTGATAATGGAAAGAATTATGTGGGTGCAAACAATGAATTGGGCAAAGTCCTGCGATCGAGTCTTCGTTCTATAAAAGAATTTACCGCTAATGAGGGCATTCAATTCAAATTTATACCCCCTTACAGCCCCACGTTCGGTGGACTCTGGGAAGCAGGCGTAAAAAGTGCCAAGCACCATCTTAAGCGCATAATAGGAAATGCTAGTCTTACATTCGAGGAGTTGAGTACGCTTTTTACCCAAATTGAAGCGATCCTCAACTCCCGACCCCTAATTCCTTTATCTCCTGACCCCAACGATCTTTCTCCTTTGACCCCAGGGCACTTCCTCATCGGGCGGCCGCTGACGTCACTACCAGAACCACCCTGCGAGAACATGAAGATACGCACTAGATATCAGCTGATTGAGCAATATCGACAAAGCTTCTGGAGTCGCTGGTCAAAGGAATATTTGGCAGAAACCCAACAAAGAAACAAATGTCGCCTTAAACATGAAAACTTGAAACCTGGAGACATGGTCGTCTTCAAGGAATTGAATCTCCCGCCTATGAAGTGGAAATCAGCCAGAGTACAGCACATGTATCCTGGATCAGACGGAGTGTGCAGAGTGGCAGACTTCATAACCTACCGTGGCGTTGAACGGAGGGCCCTCAACAAAGTATGTCC